From the Diospyros lotus cultivar Yz01 chromosome 13, ASM1463336v1, whole genome shotgun sequence genome, one window contains:
- the LOC127788204 gene encoding acetylajmalan esterase-like has translation MCHFDRIYQLGDSISDTGNLICESTIGAGTPFAKLPYGETYFKNATGRCSNGLLMIDYLATATGLPFLDPYLNKSGDFGHGVNFAVAGSTALPVEFLAKKNISTMVTRSSLDVQLGWMSTHFNSTCHNERDCLEMLKSSLFMIGEIGGNDYNYALLGGKTMEDIKDIILDVVETITEAVRTVIQYGAVRVVVPGNFPIGCFPLYLTVFKTNDTTAYDEHHCLKELNGLSIYHNNHLKMAIEELKQEFPNTVIVYGDYYNAFEWLFMEAPQIGFDDASLQKACCGIGGEYNFNMFKNCGAPDVPVCSNPDEFISWDGVHLTQHAYLIMAGRLIDDILPQLLCNFI, from the exons ATGTGTCATTTTGATCGAATATACCAACTAGGAGATTCAATATCCGATACAGGTAATTTAATTTGTGAGAGTACGATTGGTGCTGGAACACCGTTTGCTAAGCTTCCTTATGGGGAGACTTATTTCAAGAACGCAACTGGACGTTGCTCGAATGGATTGTTGATGATCGATTATTTGg CAACGGCGACAGGCTTACCTTTCCTAGACCCGTACCTGAATAAGAGTGGTGACTTTGGACATGGAGTAAATTTTGCCGTTGCAGGCTCTACAGCACTGCCCGTGGAATTTCTagccaaaaaaaatatttcaactatGGTTACACGTAGTTCACTTGATGTACAACTTGGTTGGATGTCTACACATTTTAACTCTACTTGTCATAACGAAAGAG ATTGTTTGGAGATGCTTAAGAGTTCCCTTTTCATGATTGGAGAGATTGGAGGTAATGATTATAATTACGCTTTATTGGGAGGTAAAACTATGGAAGATATAAAGGATATCATACTGGATGTCGTAGAAACCATTACTGAAGCTGTTAGA ACTGTCATTCAATATGGAGCTGTTCGAGTGGTGGTTCCTGGTAATTTTCCAATAGGTTGTTTTCCACTTTACCTTACTGTTTTTAAGACCAACGACACGACAGCCTATGACGAGCATCACTGTTTGAAAGAACTAAATGGTTTGTCAATCTACCACAATAATCACTTGAAAATGGCCATTGAAGAGTTAAAGCAAGAATTTCCTAACACTGTCATTGTATACGGTGATTACTATAATGCTTTTGAATGGCTTTTCATGGAGGCCCCACAAATTG GATTTGACGACGCATCTCTCCAAAAAGCATGTTGTGGCATTGGAGGTGAATATAATTTCAATATGTTCAAAAATTGTGGAGCTCCCGATGTACCTGTTTGTTCAAACCCAGACGAATTCATCAGTTGGGATGGGGTGCATTTAACGCAACATGCTTATCTAATTATGGCTGGAAGGCTTATTGATGACATATTACCCCAACTTCTTTGCAATTTTATTTAG